Proteins encoded by one window of Thermus caldifontis:
- the tilS gene encoding tRNA lysidine(34) synthetase TilS codes for MPEGVAQGLEEVFRNHLARLAPKDPLVLAVSGGGDSVALAHLVRRAGREAVVAHLDHALRPESGEDLLFVKALAVRLGFSFRAERVEVAKVAQERGENLEAVAREIRYAFLHRVAKEVRAKAILTAHTLDDQAETVLLKLLQGTARGLGIREKEGLVVRPLLAFRREELRGFLRELGEAWREDPSNQDLSLDRNYLRLRVFPLLLGRFPKVREALSRFASVREEEDKHLEREAQARLLPDTRFFVPAYRVAPLLEAPAVLRQRALRFILEALDLRPEARLIALLQGALEGGVATLPGGYTARRKGGTLFLIPPRPRLPLPPGFRRPEPGDYLAMPYGRKRLMDFLAEKGVPKELKALWPVRAEGKEVVEVLGLFPPSQEEGYMALALEEARQAFREGEVPVGAVLVVGERVRKAHNRVEATGDPTAHAEMLLLREVGQEARGGRLYVTLEPCRMCHHALREAGVEVVYGVENLKEGALTRYGQGEGLRGGVLEGECAKLLKGFFARLREGCRSG; via the coding sequence TTGCCTGAGGGGGTGGCCCAAGGGTTAGAGGAGGTCTTCCGGAACCACCTGGCCCGGCTTGCGCCAAAGGACCCTTTGGTGCTGGCGGTTTCCGGGGGCGGGGATTCCGTGGCCTTGGCCCACCTGGTGCGGCGGGCGGGGCGGGAGGCGGTGGTGGCCCACCTGGACCACGCCCTCCGCCCGGAAAGCGGGGAGGACCTCCTTTTCGTGAAGGCCCTTGCGGTAAGGCTTGGCTTTTCCTTCCGCGCCGAGCGGGTGGAGGTGGCTAAGGTGGCCCAAGAAAGGGGGGAGAACCTGGAGGCGGTGGCCCGGGAGATCCGCTACGCCTTCCTTCATCGGGTGGCCAAGGAGGTGAGGGCCAAGGCCATCCTCACCGCCCACACCCTGGACGACCAGGCGGAAACCGTGCTCCTAAAACTCCTCCAGGGCACGGCCCGGGGCCTTGGCATCCGGGAAAAGGAAGGGCTGGTGGTGCGGCCCCTCCTGGCCTTCCGCCGGGAGGAGCTCAGGGGTTTCTTGCGGGAACTGGGGGAGGCCTGGCGGGAGGACCCCAGCAACCAGGACCTTTCCTTGGACCGGAACTATCTTAGGCTCCGGGTTTTTCCCCTCCTTCTGGGGCGGTTTCCCAAGGTCCGGGAGGCCCTTTCCCGCTTCGCCTCCGTGCGGGAGGAGGAGGACAAGCACCTGGAAAGGGAGGCCCAGGCTCGCCTTCTGCCCGATACCCGTTTTTTCGTTCCCGCCTACCGGGTGGCACCCCTTTTAGAGGCTCCCGCGGTCCTAAGGCAAAGGGCTTTGCGCTTCATTTTGGAGGCCTTGGACCTCCGCCCCGAGGCCCGGCTCATCGCCCTTTTGCAGGGGGCTTTGGAGGGTGGGGTGGCCACCCTGCCTGGCGGCTATACCGCCAGGCGCAAGGGGGGCACCCTTTTCCTCATCCCTCCGAGGCCCCGCCTCCCCCTACCCCCAGGGTTCCGCCGGCCCGAGCCCGGGGACTACCTGGCCATGCCCTATGGGCGGAAGCGCCTAATGGACTTCCTGGCGGAAAAGGGGGTGCCCAAGGAGCTTAAGGCCCTTTGGCCCGTGCGGGCGGAAGGGAAGGAGGTGGTGGAGGTCCTGGGCCTTTTCCCCCCTTCCCAGGAGGAAGGGTACATGGCCCTGGCCCTCGAGGAGGCCAGGCAGGCCTTTAGGGAAGGCGAGGTGCCCGTGGGTGCGGTTCTGGTGGTGGGGGAAAGGGTCCGTAAGGCCCATAACCGGGTGGAGGCCACGGGGGATCCCACGGCCCATGCGGAGATGCTCCTTCTCCGGGAGGTGGGCCAGGAGGCGCGTGGGGGAAGGCTCTATGTGACCCTGGAGCCCTGCCGCATGTGCCACCATGCCCTACGGGAAGCGGGGGTGGAGGTGGTCTATGGGGTGGAAAACCTAAAGGAAGGGGCCCTAACCCGCTATGGCCAGGGGGAGGGCTTAAGGGGTGGCGTTTTGGAAGGGGAGTGTGCTAAGCTCCTAAAGGGTTTCTTTGCCCGGCTCAGGGAGGGGTGCCGGAGCGGTTGA
- a CDS encoding CDGSH iron-sulfur domain-containing protein gives MKLRFRENGPYVLDLPEGTPFRLNGEERRLERAKLALCRCGQSGNKPFCDGTHKDVGFQGEAGEILVEP, from the coding sequence ATGAAGCTCCGCTTCCGGGAAAACGGGCCTTACGTGTTGGACCTACCCGAGGGAACCCCCTTCCGGCTCAACGGGGAAGAAAGGCGCCTGGAGAGGGCCAAACTGGCCCTTTGCCGTTGCGGCCAGTCCGGAAACAAGCCCTTCTGCGACGGAACCCACAAGGACGTGGGGTTCCAAGGGGAGGCAGGGGAGATCCTGGTGGAGCCTTAA
- a CDS encoding alpha-amylase family glycosyl hydrolase produces the protein MWWKETVIYQIYPRSFQDSNHDGIGDLEGIRRRLPYLKNLGVGAIWLSPFYKSPMKDFGYDVADYCDVDPIFGTLQDFDRLLEEAHALGLRVLIDLVPNHTSDQHPWFLESRSSKDNPKRDWYVWKDPGPDGGPPNNWQSFFGGPAWTLDERTGQYYLHQFLPEQPDLNWRNPAVREAIYEAMRFWLRRGVDGFRVDVLWLLAEDPLFRDEPGNPDWRPGMWDRGRHLHLFTEDQPETYAYVREMRYVLDEFSQPGRERVMVGEIYLPYPQLVRYYQAGCHLPFNFHLIFRGLPDWRPENIARLVEEYESLLTPWDWPNWVLGNHDQPRLASRLGEAQARVAAMLLFTLRGTPTWYYGDELSLPNGEIPPERVQDPAALRQKGRLGEHGLPPGRDPERTPMPWDTSPYAGFSTVEPWLPLNPDWPVRNVAVQEKDPRSMLQLVKRLIALRQDPGFVLGSYRTLRAGGGIYAYLRGEGFLVALNFTDRERAMELPQKGRVVLSTHLDREEAVEGILRLRPDEGVVVRLG, from the coding sequence ATGTGGTGGAAGGAAACCGTTATCTACCAGATCTACCCCAGAAGCTTCCAGGACTCCAACCATGACGGCATCGGGGACCTCGAGGGCATCCGAAGAAGGCTCCCTTACCTAAAAAACCTGGGGGTGGGGGCCATCTGGCTCTCCCCCTTCTACAAGAGCCCCATGAAGGACTTCGGCTACGACGTGGCCGACTACTGCGACGTGGACCCCATCTTCGGCACCCTCCAGGACTTTGACCGCCTCCTAGAGGAAGCCCACGCCCTGGGGCTTAGGGTCCTCATCGACCTGGTTCCCAACCACACCTCGGACCAGCACCCTTGGTTTTTGGAATCCCGTAGCTCCAAGGACAACCCCAAGCGGGACTGGTACGTCTGGAAAGATCCGGGGCCGGATGGAGGCCCGCCCAACAACTGGCAGAGTTTCTTCGGTGGACCCGCCTGGACCCTGGACGAAAGGACAGGCCAGTATTACCTGCACCAGTTTCTTCCCGAACAACCCGACCTCAACTGGCGTAACCCTGCGGTGCGGGAAGCCATCTACGAGGCCATGCGCTTCTGGTTAAGGAGGGGGGTGGATGGCTTTCGGGTGGACGTGCTTTGGCTTTTGGCGGAAGACCCCCTTTTCCGGGACGAACCCGGCAACCCGGATTGGCGTCCAGGCATGTGGGACCGGGGCCGGCACCTCCACCTTTTCACCGAGGACCAGCCGGAAACCTACGCCTACGTGCGGGAGATGCGCTATGTGCTGGACGAGTTCAGCCAGCCCGGAAGGGAGCGGGTCATGGTGGGGGAAATCTACCTTCCTTATCCCCAGCTGGTGCGCTACTACCAAGCGGGGTGCCACCTTCCCTTCAACTTTCACCTCATCTTCCGGGGCCTCCCCGACTGGCGGCCTGAGAACATTGCCCGCCTCGTGGAGGAGTACGAAAGCCTCCTCACCCCCTGGGACTGGCCCAACTGGGTCCTGGGCAACCACGACCAGCCCCGCCTGGCCTCGAGGCTCGGGGAGGCCCAGGCCCGGGTAGCCGCCATGCTCCTATTCACCCTGCGGGGCACCCCCACCTGGTACTACGGGGACGAGCTTTCCCTGCCTAACGGGGAAATCCCCCCAGAAAGGGTCCAAGACCCGGCCGCCTTAAGGCAGAAAGGGCGCTTGGGCGAACACGGCCTACCCCCAGGCCGCGACCCTGAGCGCACCCCCATGCCCTGGGACACCTCTCCCTATGCCGGCTTCTCCACGGTGGAGCCTTGGCTTCCCCTGAACCCCGACTGGCCGGTTAGGAACGTGGCGGTCCAGGAAAAAGACCCCCGGTCCATGCTCCAGCTGGTGAAGCGCCTCATCGCCTTGCGCCAGGACCCAGGCTTTGTTCTTGGCTCCTACCGCACCCTCCGGGCAGGGGGCGGGATCTACGCCTACCTGCGGGGCGAAGGCTTCCTGGTGGCCCTGAACTTCACGGACCGGGAAAGGGCCATGGAGTTACCGCAAAAGGGCCGGGTGGTCCTCTCCACCCACCTGGACCGGGAGGAGGCCGTGGAGGGCATCTTGCGCCTACGCCCC